A single Glycine soja cultivar W05 chromosome 14, ASM419377v2, whole genome shotgun sequence DNA region contains:
- the LOC114384897 gene encoding calcium-dependent protein kinase 33-like gives MGCCLSKKGSEPEEHIGYRHVAGAGGAGVYNNHKSHEPFATQTKPPPHQPYQLPEKHAPPQAPWRPPPSPKHVHNHDTITGKPFEDVKQHYTLGKELGRGQFGVTYLCTENSTGLQYACKSISRRKLVSRADKEDMKREIQIMQHLSGQSNIVEFKGAFEDKQSVHVVMELCAGGELFDRIIAKGHYSERAAASICRQIVKVVNTCHFMGVIHRDLKPENFLLSSKDDKGLLKATDFGLSVFIEEGKVYRNIVGSAYYVAPEVLRRSYGKEADIWSAGVILYILLSGVPPFWAETEKGIFDAILQGHIDFESSPWPSISNSAKDLVRKMLIKDPKKRITASQVLEHPWLKEGGNASDKPIDSAVLSRMKQFRAMNKLKKLALKVIAENLSEEEIQGLKAMFTNIDTDNSGTITYEELRAGLQRLGSKLTETEVRQLMDAADVDGNGTIDYIEFITATMHRHRLERDEHLYKAFQYFDKDGSGYITRDELEIAMKEYGMGDEATIREIISEVDTDNDGRINYEEFCTMMRSGTQQQGKLF, from the exons ATGGGTTGTTGTCTGAGTAAAAAAGGGTCAGAGCCAGAAGAACACATTGGTTACAGACATGTTGCTGGTGCTGGAGGTGCTGGTGTGTACAACAATCACAAGAGCCATGAACCCTTTGCCACCCAAACCAAACCCCCTCCTCACCAACCTTACCAATTACCTGAGAAACATGCTCCTCCTCAGGCACCTTGGAGGCCTCCACCAAGCCCAAAACATGTCCACAACCATGACACAATCACTGGGAAGCCATTTGAGGATGTTAAGCAGCACTACACACTTGGGAAGGAATTGGGGAGAGGCCAATTTGGGGTGACTTATCTCTGCACTGAGAATTCAACTGGCCTGCAGTATGCCTGCAAGTCCATTTCAAGGAGGAAGCTTGTGAGCAGAGCTGACAAGGAGGACATGAAGAGGGAGATTCAAATCATGCAGCATTTGAGTGGACAGTCCAACATTGTGGAGTTCAAAGGCGCTTTTGAGGATAAACAATCAGTTCATGTGGTTATGGAGCTGTGTGCTGGTGGTGAACTTTTTGACAGGATTATTGCCAAGGGCCACTACAGTGAAAGGGCTGCTGCTTCGATATGTAGACAGATTGTTAAGGTTGTTAACACCTGCCATTTTATGGGTGTCATTCATAGGGATCTCAAGCCAGAGAATTTCTTGCTATCTAGTAAGGATGACAAGGGACTTCTCAAGGCCACAGATTTTGGCTTGTCAGTTTTCATTGAAGAAG GAAAGGTGTATCGAAATATAGTTGGCAGTGCTTACTATGTTGCTCCAGAAGTTCTACGTCGTAGCTATGGGAAGGAAGCAGATATATGGAGTGCAGGAGTTATATTGTATATCTTACTTAGCGGTGTACCACCATTTTGGGCAG AGACGGAAAAGGGAATATTTGATGCCATATTGCAAGGTCATATTGATTTTGAAAGTAGTCCATGGCCAAGCATATCAAACAGTGCTAAAGACCTTGTTCGCAAAATGCTTATAAAGGATCCAAAGAAACGCATTACTGCTTCTCAGGTTCTAG agCACCCATGGCTTAAAGAAGGTGGAAATGCTTCTGACAAGCCAATAGACAGTGCAGTGCTTTCCAGAATGAAGCAATTCAGAGCAatgaataaactaaaaaaactagCCCTCAAG GTCATTGCTGAAAATCTTTCTGAAGAAGAGATCCAAGGCTTGAAGGCAATGTTCACAAATATTGACACTGACAATAGTGGTACAATCACCTATGAGGAACTGAGGGCAGGATTGCAAAGACTTGGCTCAAAGCTTACTGAAACTGAAGTGCGACAGCTTATGGATGCC GCTGATGTAGATGGAAATGGCACAATTGACTACATAGAATTCATCACTGCTACAATGCATAGACACAGGTTAGAAAGAGATGAGCATCTTTACAAGGCCTTCCAATATTTTGACAAAGATGGCAGCGG GTATATCACAAGAGATGAACTGGAAATAGCCATGAAGGAGTATGGTATGGGTGACGAGGCCACAATCAGGGAAATTATATCTGAAGTTGACACAGATAAT GATGGTAGAATCAACTATGAAGAATTTTGTACAATGATGAGGAGTGGAACCCAACAACAAGGCAAGCTATTCTGA